The Opitutus sp. ER46 genome contains a region encoding:
- a CDS encoding sugar transferase: MNSAPLSPAVVARGERSARFAVPGLRAATLPAEAARATRAMPTAPAPVLTVALAPAADSASRQARRAPIDHFATLASPWGRGRQRLYLRWKQLLWRGVVDGTLLVKRLVDVVLSSAALAGLSPLFCVIALLIKLEDRGPIFFRQIRVGQFGREFRMLKFRSMRIDAEERLKELLARNQHTTGVTFKLKHDPRITRVGRILRKYSLDELPQFVNVLRGDMSLVGPRPPVPREVALYSLADRRRLAVKPGITCIWQVSGRASIDFPGQVQLDVRYIESRSLREDFKILCKTIPAVLSGDGAY; the protein is encoded by the coding sequence ATGAACTCCGCGCCCCTCTCCCCTGCCGTCGTCGCCCGCGGTGAGCGCTCCGCCCGCTTTGCCGTGCCGGGCCTGCGCGCCGCCACGCTCCCGGCCGAGGCTGCTCGCGCCACCCGCGCCATGCCCACGGCGCCCGCGCCCGTGCTCACGGTGGCCCTCGCGCCCGCCGCCGATTCCGCGTCCCGGCAGGCGCGCCGGGCGCCGATCGATCATTTCGCGACACTCGCCTCGCCATGGGGACGCGGTCGCCAGCGGCTGTATCTGCGCTGGAAGCAGCTCCTTTGGCGCGGCGTCGTCGACGGCACCCTCCTCGTGAAGCGGCTGGTCGACGTGGTCCTGAGCAGCGCCGCGCTCGCCGGCCTCAGCCCGTTGTTCTGCGTCATCGCGCTCCTCATCAAGCTCGAGGACCGCGGCCCCATCTTCTTCCGGCAGATCCGGGTCGGGCAGTTCGGCCGCGAGTTTCGCATGCTCAAGTTCCGCTCCATGCGGATCGACGCCGAGGAGCGGCTCAAGGAGCTGCTCGCGCGCAACCAGCACACGACCGGCGTCACGTTCAAGTTGAAGCACGACCCCCGGATCACGCGCGTCGGCCGGATCCTGCGCAAATACTCCCTCGATGAGTTGCCGCAGTTCGTGAACGTCCTGCGCGGCGACATGTCTCTCGTCGGCCCGCGTCCCCCCGTGCCCCGCGAGGTCGCTCTCTACTCCCTCGCCGACCGCCGGCGGCTCGCGGTGAAGCCGGGCATCACCTGCATCTGGCAGGTAAGCGGCCGCGCCAGCATCGATTTTCCCGGTCAGGTGCAGCTGGACGTCCGCTACATCGAAAGCCGGAGCCTCCGCGAGGACTTCAAGATTCTCTGCAAAACCATCCCCGCCGTCCTGTCCGGCGACGGGGCGTACTGA
- a CDS encoding glycosyltransferase family 4 protein, with translation MRLLFVHERFGALGGAEANVLVTARELKRRGHTLAVLHGPSTGREIASWQETFGERYALPPHGGTPAARAALAAFRADVVFVHKLSDLDALDGLTAGAAPVVRMIHDHDLYCMRGYRYHPLTREICTRPASGYCMFPCGAMLARNRAGGFPVQWVSYTARQREIALTRRCARVIVASEYMREELRRNGFTSAQIEIHAPVPAPAVAGIAPSFGPRNRLVYAGQIIRGKGVDVLLEALARVREVFDCVIVGDGSHRAHCGALCRRLGLADRVRFTGFMPQAEIAAHYQEASVALMSSVWPEPFGAVGLEAMRYGLPVVAFDAGAIREWLLDGWNGFLVPWMDRDRYAAGIEELLRDKPLARRMGEHGREWVGARFGFPKYINGLEALFSALGGKHASSAPAPILA, from the coding sequence ATGCGACTCCTCTTTGTCCACGAACGATTCGGCGCCCTTGGTGGGGCTGAGGCCAACGTCCTCGTGACCGCGCGCGAACTGAAGCGCCGCGGCCACACGCTGGCCGTGCTCCATGGACCGTCGACCGGCCGGGAGATCGCGAGCTGGCAGGAGACCTTTGGGGAGCGTTACGCGCTGCCGCCCCACGGTGGCACCCCGGCAGCCCGGGCGGCGCTCGCGGCGTTCAGGGCCGACGTCGTGTTCGTGCACAAGCTCTCCGATCTCGACGCGCTCGACGGGCTCACCGCGGGCGCGGCGCCGGTGGTGCGGATGATCCACGACCACGACCTGTATTGCATGCGTGGGTACCGGTATCACCCACTCACCCGCGAAATCTGCACGCGTCCCGCGTCCGGCTACTGCATGTTTCCGTGCGGCGCCATGCTAGCGCGCAATCGCGCCGGCGGTTTCCCAGTGCAGTGGGTCAGCTACACCGCCCGCCAGCGGGAGATCGCGCTCACGCGTCGCTGTGCCCGCGTGATCGTCGCCAGCGAGTACATGCGGGAGGAACTCCGGCGCAACGGCTTCACCTCCGCTCAGATTGAGATCCACGCCCCGGTCCCCGCCCCCGCCGTCGCCGGGATCGCGCCGAGCTTTGGCCCGCGCAACCGCCTGGTGTACGCCGGCCAGATCATCCGGGGCAAAGGCGTCGATGTCCTGCTCGAGGCGCTCGCCCGCGTCCGCGAGGTTTTCGACTGTGTCATCGTCGGCGACGGCAGCCACCGCGCGCACTGCGGAGCGCTCTGCCGCCGGCTCGGCCTGGCGGATCGCGTACGCTTCACCGGCTTCATGCCTCAGGCCGAGATCGCCGCGCACTATCAGGAAGCCAGCGTGGCGCTGATGAGCTCCGTCTGGCCCGAGCCATTCGGAGCCGTCGGCCTCGAGGCGATGCGCTACGGCCTGCCGGTGGTCGCGTTCGACGCGGGCGCCATCCGCGAGTGGCTGCTCGACGGCTGGAACGGTTTCCTCGTCCCCTGGATGGACCGGGACCGCTATGCCGCCGGCATCGAGGAACTCCTGCGGGACAAGCCCCTTGCCCGCCGCATGGGCGAACACGGCCGCGAATGGGTCGGCGCGCGCTTCGGTTTTCCCAAATACATCAACGGACTCGAGGCGCTGTTTTCCGCCCTCGGTGGGAAGCACGCCTCCTCCGCTCCCGCCCCCATCCTGGCATGA
- a CDS encoding STAS domain-containing protein has product MKRKPAFKIQNITHPSAPLADYSDPLLRELVSHLRQNRTQLREEWARRITDAQLLTAMTKEEIFSEATSVYDNYVEVLETGSVEALQAYARNLSERIIPRGVETHEVVGIVLLLRDVLARSLFKKYQEDFTLLNRVLDAYEPAANRIANTVAVSFVQERERVIRQQQEAIRELSTPVLQVRERLLILPMIGAIDAHRARQLTEQLLRGIRANRAKVVVVDITGVPTIDQAVANHLVKTVEASRLMGASVIITGLSAEIAQTLVTIGVDLSKMNAVGDLQGGIEEAELLLGYKVIITNERSGARPAAEVNPA; this is encoded by the coding sequence ATGAAACGGAAGCCCGCCTTCAAGATTCAGAACATCACCCATCCCTCCGCGCCGCTGGCGGACTATAGCGATCCCCTGCTGCGCGAACTCGTCTCCCACCTGCGCCAAAACCGCACCCAGTTGCGCGAGGAGTGGGCCCGGCGGATCACCGACGCCCAATTGCTGACCGCGATGACGAAGGAGGAGATTTTCTCCGAGGCGACGTCCGTGTACGACAACTACGTCGAGGTGCTGGAGACGGGCAGCGTGGAGGCGCTGCAGGCCTACGCGCGCAACCTTTCGGAGCGTATCATCCCGCGGGGCGTCGAAACGCACGAGGTGGTGGGCATCGTTCTCCTGCTCCGCGACGTGCTCGCGCGGTCGCTGTTCAAGAAGTACCAGGAGGACTTCACGTTGCTGAATCGCGTGCTCGACGCCTATGAGCCGGCGGCCAACCGCATTGCGAACACCGTGGCCGTGAGCTTCGTGCAGGAACGGGAGCGCGTCATCCGCCAGCAGCAGGAGGCGATCCGCGAGCTTTCCACCCCGGTGCTGCAGGTCCGCGAGCGGCTCCTCATTCTCCCGATGATCGGCGCCATCGACGCGCACCGCGCCCGCCAGCTCACGGAGCAGCTGCTGCGGGGCATCCGCGCGAACCGCGCCAAAGTCGTGGTGGTGGATATCACCGGCGTGCCGACGATCGACCAGGCGGTGGCGAACCACTTGGTCAAGACCGTCGAGGCGTCGCGCCTCATGGGCGCCAGCGTCATCATCACCGGCCTGTCGGCGGAGATCGCGCAGACGCTCGTCACGATCGGCGTCGATCTCAGCAAGATGAACGCGGTCGGCGACCTGCAGGGCGGCATCGAGGAGGCCGAGCTTCTCCTGGGCTACAAGGTCATCATCACCAACGAGCGGAGCGGGGCGCGCCCCGCGGCGGAGGTCAATCCCGCCTGA
- a CDS encoding STAS domain-containing protein, which produces MQVPILKQGDYLIASIQAVLSDADLVQLRDSLGARVGTYRSRGVIIDVTVLDVIDSFATRMLRGIAHMLKLRGAETVIVGIQPDVAFAMVQLGLTLEGVGTALDLEEGLAYLNARTKRVAVDGS; this is translated from the coding sequence ATGCAGGTGCCCATCCTCAAGCAGGGGGACTACCTGATCGCCAGCATCCAGGCGGTGCTGTCGGACGCCGACCTCGTGCAACTGCGCGACAGCCTCGGCGCGCGGGTCGGCACGTACCGGTCGCGCGGCGTGATCATCGACGTGACGGTGCTCGACGTCATCGACTCCTTTGCGACGCGCATGCTCCGCGGCATCGCGCACATGCTGAAACTGCGCGGCGCCGAAACGGTGATCGTGGGCATCCAACCCGACGTGGCCTTCGCCATGGTCCAGTTGGGCCTGACGCTCGAAGGCGTGGGCACCGCGCTCGATCTGGAGGAGGGGCTCGCTTATCTCAATGCCCGGACCAAGCGAGTTGCTGTGGATGGAAGCTGA
- a CDS encoding anti-sigma regulatory factor, translated as MPGPSELLWMEAEAPTVISSAVDIVTARQRGRALALELGFNGADVTLIAAAISEVARNIVDHAKHGEIAMTGIESPVGGRRGIEIIARDQGPGIRDVAQAMQYGYSTRKGLGVGLPGAKWLMDEFDIVSELGRGTTITMRKWRR; from the coding sequence ATGCCCGGACCAAGCGAGTTGCTGTGGATGGAAGCTGAGGCGCCAACGGTGATCAGCTCCGCCGTCGACATCGTCACCGCGCGCCAGCGCGGGCGGGCGCTGGCGCTGGAGCTCGGCTTCAACGGCGCCGACGTGACGCTGATTGCGGCGGCGATCTCCGAGGTGGCGCGCAACATCGTTGACCACGCCAAGCACGGGGAGATCGCGATGACCGGGATCGAGTCGCCGGTTGGCGGCCGGCGCGGCATCGAGATCATCGCGCGCGACCAGGGACCCGGGATCCGGGACGTCGCGCAGGCGATGCAGTATGGCTATTCGACGCGCAAGGGCCTCGGCGTCGGCCTGCCCGGCGCAAAGTGGCTGATGGATGAGTTCGATATCGTGTCGGAGCTCGGCCGCGGGACCACGATCACGATGCGAAAGTGGAGGCGCTGA
- a CDS encoding SpoIIE family protein phosphatase, producing MDRLPHQNQDLVWSVSERTRAGEAVSGDRHLVAPTRDGVLIAVIDGLGHGEEATRAAERARAVLTAQPEADVAELVRQCHEALRDTRGAVMTLLSLRPAAGVGRALGVGNVEVVLVRADPQARPARETLLLRNGVVGYQLPALQVSELAVGPGDVIVLATDGVRGSFADDVTATIPPAELAEQILARHYGGTDDALVLAGRVGGGA from the coding sequence ATGGATCGCCTGCCGCACCAGAACCAGGATCTCGTTTGGAGCGTGAGCGAACGCACGCGCGCCGGAGAGGCGGTGTCGGGTGACCGCCACCTCGTGGCGCCGACCCGTGATGGAGTGCTGATCGCGGTGATCGACGGTCTGGGCCACGGCGAGGAGGCGACACGCGCCGCCGAGCGGGCGCGGGCGGTGCTGACGGCGCAGCCGGAGGCGGACGTGGCCGAACTGGTGCGGCAATGCCACGAGGCTTTGCGGGACACGCGCGGCGCGGTGATGACGCTGCTGAGCCTGCGCCCCGCCGCGGGGGTGGGCCGGGCGCTCGGCGTGGGAAACGTGGAGGTGGTGCTGGTGCGGGCTGATCCGCAGGCGCGCCCCGCACGGGAGACGCTCCTGCTGCGCAATGGCGTGGTCGGGTACCAGTTGCCCGCGCTGCAGGTGAGCGAACTGGCGGTGGGGCCGGGTGACGTCATCGTCCTGGCTACCGACGGGGTCCGAGGAAGTTTTGCCGACGATGTGACCGCGACGATTCCGCCGGCGGAGCTGGCGGAGCAGATCCTGGCCCGGCACTACGGCGGCACCGACGACGCGCTCGTCCTGGCCGGCCGCGTGGGAGGTGGCGCATGA
- a CDS encoding PAS domain S-box protein has protein sequence MKPEAWRRLVGPYHDALATYAASGEEELLHRAYELGREALQEGCGVLDMVRLHQEAVAKLVASTATPLATVRLARAVEAFLMEALSPFEAAHRGFRDACEQLRDLNGTLKDRNAQLAAANRRLEEEIVARKRAQERAEESEAKFRSVVESARDGIVTIAPNGRIEAVNRGAEAMFGYERGELLRKVFTRLLPATQRMLARQQLQRLATGRARRLLERTIELCGRHRDGTEFPVELSVAAWRTRDGARFTGIVRDISDRKQAETALRESREHYIRLFREARTMEENLRRLSNQVLTAQEEERKHISRELQDEIAQTLTAANVSIALLRRHAQDNPALLRGVEEAQRLLEQCMDRVHSFARELRPSMLDHLGPFAALSSYVKSYTGRTGVAVDLENAPEVGSLDPQIGTVLYRVAQDCLTRAFRQARATRVRIRFTPSPQAVAMEIADNGRPPARGADASRQLELLGLRERVRLVQGELTVEPTPGRGTCLRIRVPLHLPLSSAVAATPAADGAQD, from the coding sequence ATGAAGCCCGAGGCCTGGCGCCGGCTGGTGGGACCGTACCACGACGCGTTGGCGACGTACGCCGCGAGCGGGGAGGAGGAGCTCCTGCATCGCGCGTACGAGCTGGGGCGCGAGGCGCTGCAGGAAGGCTGCGGCGTGCTGGATATGGTGCGATTGCACCAGGAAGCGGTGGCAAAACTTGTGGCCTCGACGGCCACGCCGCTGGCCACGGTGCGGCTGGCGCGGGCGGTCGAGGCGTTCCTGATGGAGGCGTTGTCGCCCTTCGAGGCGGCGCATCGCGGGTTTCGCGACGCGTGCGAGCAACTGCGCGACCTCAATGGCACGCTGAAGGATCGCAACGCCCAGCTCGCGGCGGCCAACCGCCGGCTCGAGGAGGAAATTGTGGCCCGGAAGCGGGCGCAGGAGCGCGCGGAGGAGTCGGAGGCCAAGTTTCGGTCGGTCGTCGAATCGGCGCGGGACGGCATCGTGACGATCGCGCCGAACGGCCGCATCGAGGCGGTCAATCGCGGGGCCGAAGCGATGTTCGGTTACGAGCGCGGCGAGTTGCTGCGCAAGGTGTTCACGCGCCTGCTGCCGGCCACCCAGCGGATGCTGGCCCGCCAGCAGTTGCAGCGCCTCGCGACCGGCCGGGCGCGGCGGTTGCTCGAGCGGACGATCGAGCTTTGCGGCCGGCATCGCGACGGGACCGAGTTTCCCGTGGAGCTGAGCGTGGCCGCGTGGCGGACGCGCGACGGCGCGCGGTTCACCGGCATCGTGCGCGACATCAGCGATCGCAAGCAGGCCGAGACCGCGCTGCGAGAAAGCCGCGAACACTACATCCGGCTCTTCCGGGAGGCGCGCACGATGGAGGAGAACCTGCGGCGGTTGTCCAACCAGGTGCTCACCGCCCAGGAGGAGGAGCGAAAGCACATCAGCCGGGAGCTGCAGGACGAGATTGCGCAGACGCTGACCGCCGCAAACGTCAGCATCGCGTTGCTGCGGCGGCACGCCCAGGACAACCCGGCGCTCCTGCGCGGGGTGGAGGAGGCGCAGCGACTGCTCGAGCAGTGCATGGACCGGGTGCACAGTTTTGCGCGCGAACTGCGACCGTCGATGCTGGACCACCTCGGACCCTTTGCCGCGCTCTCCAGCTACGTGAAGTCGTACACCGGTCGGACCGGGGTCGCGGTGGACCTGGAGAACGCGCCCGAGGTCGGTTCGCTCGATCCGCAGATCGGCACCGTGCTGTACCGGGTGGCGCAGGATTGCCTCACGCGGGCGTTCCGCCAGGCACGGGCGACGCGCGTGCGCATCCGGTTCACCCCGTCGCCGCAGGCGGTCGCGATGGAGATCGCGGACAATGGCCGGCCGCCGGCGCGGGGGGCCGATGCCAGCCGGCAGCTGGAGCTGCTTGGGTTGCGCGAACGCGTCCGGCTCGTGCAGGGCGAGCTGACCGTCGAGCCCACGCCGGGCCGCGGCACCTGCCTGCGCATCCGCGTGCCGCTGCACCTGCCGCTTTCATCCGCCGTCGCCGCCACCCCGGCGGCCGACGGCGCCCAGGACTGA
- a CDS encoding response regulator transcription factor, producing MNTIKVMLADDHTVVRQGLRSLLAAESDIEVVGEAENGRQAVQMAKNLTPDIVIMDIAMPQLNGLEATRQIIKEAIPTKILVLSSYSDDEYVHQLTEAGAAGYLIKQTAANDLIKAIREAYKGNAFFSPSISKRLLDYYREAYLKGKPIRKHSEQLTSRELEVLQLVAEGKVNKQIAADLCISIKTVEKHRQQVMNKLNIHDVAGLTRYAISRGIIESTPQLA from the coding sequence ATGAACACCATCAAAGTAATGCTCGCAGATGACCACACCGTCGTGCGCCAGGGACTCCGCTCCCTCCTGGCCGCCGAATCCGACATCGAAGTTGTCGGCGAAGCGGAGAACGGCCGCCAGGCGGTGCAGATGGCGAAGAACCTCACGCCCGACATCGTCATCATGGACATCGCCATGCCGCAGTTGAACGGGCTCGAGGCGACGCGCCAGATCATCAAGGAGGCGATCCCGACCAAGATCCTGGTGCTGTCCTCGTACAGTGACGACGAATACGTGCATCAGCTCACCGAGGCGGGCGCGGCGGGCTACCTGATCAAGCAGACGGCCGCCAACGACCTCATCAAAGCCATCCGCGAGGCCTACAAGGGCAACGCCTTCTTCAGCCCGTCGATCTCGAAGCGGCTGCTGGACTACTACCGGGAGGCGTACCTCAAGGGTAAGCCGATCCGGAAGCACAGCGAACAGCTCACCTCGCGCGAACTCGAGGTTCTGCAGCTCGTGGCCGAGGGGAAGGTGAACAAGCAGATCGCCGCCGACCTCTGCATCAGCATCAAGACAGTCGAGAAGCACCGGCAGCAGGTGATGAACAAGCTCAACATCCACGACGTCGCCGGGCTGACCCGTTACGCGATTTCGCGCGGCATCATCGAGAGCACGCCGCAGCTCGCGTGA
- a CDS encoding OsmC family protein gives MVKITGEYQGGLHCTARHEPSGSVLVTDAPKDNQGKGEAFSPTDLVATALATCIATTMAIAARKHGVELSGLRYEVTKEMSTDAPRRIARLVTQVWMPIPESHPAAKPLMGAAHACPVHQSLHPSVEMPITFHWAP, from the coding sequence ATGGTCAAGATTACCGGCGAGTACCAGGGCGGGCTGCATTGCACCGCGCGTCATGAACCCTCCGGCTCGGTGCTCGTCACCGACGCCCCGAAGGACAACCAAGGCAAGGGCGAGGCCTTCTCGCCGACCGATCTGGTCGCCACGGCGCTGGCGACGTGTATCGCGACGACGATGGCCATCGCGGCGCGGAAGCATGGCGTGGAGCTGAGCGGGCTGCGTTACGAAGTCACGAAGGAGATGTCGACCGACGCCCCGCGCCGTATCGCCCGCCTGGTGACGCAGGTGTGGATGCCGATCCCGGAGAGCCATCCCGCGGCCAAGCCGCTGATGGGCGCGGCGCACGCGTGTCCCGTGCACCAGAGCCTCCACCCGTCGGTCGAGATGCCGATCACGTTTCACTGGGCGCCGTGA
- the argH gene encoding argininosuccinate lyase: protein MAKPSQATWGGRFTAAPAELMLQFSESVSFDRRLAPFDIAGSKAHSAMLAHVGLITTKERDAIHAGLDEIRAEIEAGTFRWDVKFEDVHMNIEQALTKRVPAAAKLHTARSRNDQVATDMRLFFKHACGGLQEKILGAQRALLTVAEANRDVLIPGYTHLQRAQPVYLAHHLFAWLEMLERDRARLADVAEHANWCPLGSGAIAGTTLPIDREFTARALGFVDARGRAQVTQNSMDTVADRDLFIEFAHACALLGVHFSRMAEDLILWSSAEFKFVELPDAFCTGSSLMPQKKNPDSCELLRGKSARLQGNLHTLLTLTKGLPLTYNRDLQEDKPPVFDSLDQAAICADVLAGTIAGMTVHAARCAEAVADPALLATDLADYLVLRGVPFRDAHHAVGAVVRLAEKQGVALNQLSFADVRAVHAAFAADWQQVFDLQRALARRTGTGMPGPRQLARQIARWRTLLGGRKARR from the coding sequence ATGGCCAAGCCTTCGCAAGCGACCTGGGGAGGACGTTTCACCGCTGCTCCCGCCGAATTGATGCTGCAGTTCAGCGAGTCCGTCTCGTTTGACCGCCGCCTGGCGCCTTTCGACATCGCGGGGAGCAAGGCGCATTCGGCCATGCTGGCCCACGTCGGGCTGATCACGACGAAGGAGCGGGACGCGATTCACGCCGGCCTGGATGAGATCCGGGCCGAGATCGAGGCCGGCACCTTCCGCTGGGACGTGAAGTTCGAGGACGTGCACATGAACATCGAGCAGGCGCTGACGAAGCGCGTGCCCGCCGCCGCCAAGCTGCACACCGCCCGGAGCCGCAATGATCAGGTCGCGACCGACATGCGGCTGTTCTTCAAGCACGCGTGCGGCGGGCTGCAGGAGAAGATTCTCGGGGCGCAGCGGGCGCTGCTCACGGTGGCGGAGGCGAACCGCGACGTGCTGATTCCCGGCTACACGCACCTGCAGCGGGCGCAGCCGGTTTACCTGGCGCATCATCTTTTTGCCTGGCTCGAGATGCTCGAGCGGGACCGGGCGCGGCTGGCGGACGTGGCGGAGCACGCCAACTGGTGTCCGCTGGGTTCCGGCGCGATCGCGGGCACGACACTTCCGATCGACCGTGAGTTCACCGCGCGGGCATTGGGCTTTGTCGACGCCCGCGGCCGGGCGCAGGTGACGCAGAACTCGATGGATACCGTGGCGGACCGCGACCTGTTCATCGAATTTGCGCACGCGTGCGCGCTCCTGGGCGTGCACTTCTCGCGGATGGCCGAGGACCTGATTCTCTGGAGCAGCGCGGAGTTCAAGTTCGTCGAACTGCCCGACGCCTTCTGCACCGGCTCCTCGCTGATGCCGCAGAAGAAGAACCCGGATTCCTGCGAACTCCTGCGCGGCAAGTCGGCGCGCCTGCAGGGCAACCTGCACACACTGCTCACGCTCACAAAGGGGCTGCCGCTCACCTACAACCGCGACCTGCAGGAGGACAAACCGCCGGTGTTCGACAGCCTCGACCAGGCGGCGATCTGCGCCGACGTGCTGGCGGGGACGATCGCCGGCATGACGGTGCATGCCGCGCGCTGTGCCGAGGCGGTGGCGGATCCCGCACTGCTCGCGACCGATCTCGCGGACTACCTTGTTTTGCGCGGCGTGCCCTTCCGGGACGCCCACCACGCGGTCGGGGCGGTGGTCCGCCTCGCCGAGAAGCAGGGGGTTGCCCTGAACCAACTTTCGTTCGCCGACGTGCGGGCGGTCCACGCGGCCTTCGCGGCGGACTGGCAGCAGGTCTTCGACCTGCAGCGGGCGCTTGCGCGCCGCACGGGCACGGGCATGCCGGGACCGCGGCAACTGGCGCGGCAAATCGCGCGCTGGCGGACGCTCCTCGGCGGCCGGAAGGCGCGTCGCTAG
- the mutL gene encoding DNA mismatch repair endonuclease MutL — MAKVRILSDRVANQIAAGEVIERPAAVVKELVENSLDAGATRIEVEFRHGGRSLLRVEDNGSGMSRDDALLALERHATSKIHEATDLDRLASYGFRGEALPSIASVSRFQLQTREIGADVGTEVLVNGGKFVHVRDCGRPVGTRIEVTHLFNSVPARRKFLKTDQTEAAHIVHHVRLYALACPGTAFTLIEDGRVIFRSPQCASLNERIAEIFGRQIAEGLIELEAAEAGQSIRGLIGKPGVGRATRHEMIVFVNSRPVDSRTLNYALIESYHESLPKGRYPLAFVFYQCDPAAVDVNVHPAKREVRFRSEPQVRGFVIRAVLQRLRELAVAGAPTGDAATSPATALVGSALPLSPASVPPGEPRPTLPPPPSATLGVMPVARPLAGATLPSPVLPPAIHRADLPTLARPRAPELRPQAPGTPSAAGVSAPAAAAPMPAPAWRYLGLAHGSFALFETNAGLVLLDRRAAHERVWFERLRDQFRAGEVPSQRLLLPLPVELDAIASALLLDRLVFLQAHGLEVAEFGRNFFRIEAVPAWMEPADAEPFLRDLLGAFRNGAIPDRNTDLAHEELARLAAAKAVRLPENAGEPELRALVAQLFATRSPLTSPAGRPTFIELNHSELARRFQR, encoded by the coding sequence ATGGCGAAAGTACGGATACTGTCCGACCGGGTCGCGAACCAGATCGCGGCCGGCGAAGTCATCGAACGCCCGGCGGCGGTCGTGAAGGAGCTGGTCGAGAACTCGCTCGATGCAGGCGCCACCCGCATCGAGGTGGAGTTCCGCCATGGCGGCCGCTCGCTTCTCCGCGTCGAGGACAACGGCAGCGGGATGTCGCGGGACGACGCCCTGCTGGCGCTGGAGCGCCACGCGACGAGCAAGATTCACGAGGCGACGGACCTCGACCGGCTCGCCAGCTACGGTTTCCGCGGCGAGGCCCTGCCGTCGATCGCGAGCGTCTCGCGCTTTCAACTGCAGACCCGCGAGATCGGGGCCGACGTTGGCACCGAGGTGCTCGTGAACGGCGGCAAGTTCGTGCACGTCCGCGACTGCGGCCGGCCGGTGGGGACGCGGATCGAGGTCACGCACCTGTTCAATTCGGTGCCGGCGCGGCGCAAGTTCCTGAAGACCGACCAGACGGAGGCCGCGCACATCGTGCATCACGTGCGGCTGTACGCGCTGGCGTGCCCGGGTACGGCGTTCACGTTGATCGAGGACGGACGCGTCATTTTCCGGTCGCCGCAGTGCGCGAGCCTGAACGAACGGATCGCGGAGATTTTTGGCCGCCAGATCGCCGAGGGGCTCATCGAGCTCGAGGCGGCGGAGGCAGGGCAGAGCATCCGCGGACTGATCGGCAAACCCGGCGTCGGCCGGGCCACCCGGCACGAGATGATCGTGTTCGTGAACTCGCGGCCGGTGGACAGCCGCACGCTGAACTACGCCCTGATCGAGAGCTATCACGAGTCGCTGCCGAAGGGCCGGTACCCGCTGGCGTTCGTCTTCTACCAGTGCGATCCGGCAGCGGTGGATGTGAACGTCCATCCGGCCAAGCGCGAGGTGCGCTTCCGCAGCGAACCGCAGGTGCGCGGGTTTGTGATTCGCGCGGTGTTGCAGCGCCTGCGCGAACTGGCCGTGGCGGGGGCGCCGACGGGCGACGCCGCGACGTCCCCCGCGACCGCCTTGGTGGGATCGGCCTTGCCGCTGTCGCCGGCGTCCGTGCCACCGGGCGAGCCGCGGCCCACGCTCCCGCCGCCGCCGTCGGCGACTCTCGGTGTGATGCCGGTGGCGCGACCGCTGGCCGGCGCGACGCTGCCGAGCCCGGTTTTGCCGCCGGCGATTCACCGCGCGGATCTGCCGACGCTGGCCCGACCCCGCGCACCGGAGCTGCGGCCCCAGGCGCCGGGCACGCCGTCCGCGGCGGGGGTGTCGGCTCCCGCGGCGGCGGCTCCGATGCCCGCTCCCGCCTGGCGCTACCTCGGCCTGGCGCATGGGAGCTTTGCGTTGTTCGAGACCAATGCCGGGCTCGTGCTGCTCGATCGCCGGGCGGCGCATGAGCGCGTCTGGTTCGAGCGGCTGCGCGACCAGTTCCGGGCTGGAGAAGTGCCGAGCCAGCGGCTGCTGCTGCCGCTGCCGGTGGAACTCGACGCGATCGCGTCGGCGCTGCTGCTGGACCGGCTGGTGTTCCTGCAGGCGCACGGGCTGGAGGTGGCGGAATTCGGCCGGAACTTTTTCCGCATCGAGGCCGTTCCCGCGTGGATGGAGCCGGCGGATGCCGAACCGTTTCTGCGCGACCTGCTGGGGGCGTTTCGCAATGGGGCCATTCCGGACCGCAACACCGACCTCGCGCACGAGGAACTCGCGCGGCTGGCGGCGGCGAAGGCCGTGCGCTTGCCGGAGAACGCGGGCGAGCCCGAGTTGCGCGCCCTGGTCGCCCAGTTGTTTGCGACCCGGTCGCCGCTGACCAGCCCGGCCGGTCGGCCCACCTTCATCGAATTGAACCACAGCGAACTGGCCCGGCGGTTCCAACGGTGA